A window of the Motilibacter rhizosphaerae genome harbors these coding sequences:
- a CDS encoding aldo/keto reductase: MTTTRTLGTGAAALEVSQQGLGCMGMSEFYGARDDSESLATIGRALDLGVTFLDTADMYGPFINEQLVGRAIADRRDEVVLATKFGNVRGPNGERLGIDGSPDYVRKACDASLQRLGVDHIDLYYQHRVDPKTPIEDTVGAMAELVQAGKVRFLGLSEASPATIRRAYAVHPITALQTEYSLWTRDPETDGALDTVRELGIGWVAYSPLGRGFLTGQITSPEDFDADDFRRHNPRFQGENFTKNLDMVARVREISEEKGCTPGQLALAWVMAQSTERTAVVPIPGTRRIPHLEDNAGANDVVLDDKDLARLDEVAPVGATQGERYPDMSSIDR; this comes from the coding sequence ATGACCACCACCCGCACGCTCGGCACCGGTGCCGCCGCCCTCGAGGTCTCCCAGCAGGGCCTCGGCTGCATGGGCATGAGCGAGTTCTACGGCGCCCGCGACGACAGCGAGTCGCTCGCCACGATCGGCCGAGCGCTCGACCTCGGTGTCACGTTCCTCGACACGGCCGACATGTACGGGCCGTTCATCAACGAGCAGCTCGTGGGCCGGGCGATCGCCGACCGGCGCGACGAGGTCGTGCTGGCGACGAAGTTCGGCAACGTGCGTGGCCCGAACGGCGAGCGGCTCGGCATCGACGGGAGCCCCGACTACGTGCGCAAGGCGTGCGACGCCTCCCTGCAGCGGCTCGGCGTCGACCACATCGACCTCTACTACCAGCACCGCGTCGATCCGAAGACCCCGATCGAGGACACCGTCGGCGCGATGGCCGAGCTCGTCCAGGCCGGCAAGGTGCGCTTCCTCGGGCTCTCCGAGGCGTCGCCCGCGACCATCCGCCGGGCGTACGCCGTGCACCCGATCACCGCGCTGCAGACGGAGTACTCCCTCTGGACGCGGGACCCGGAGACCGACGGCGCGCTCGACACGGTGCGCGAGCTCGGCATCGGCTGGGTCGCCTACAGCCCGCTCGGCCGCGGCTTCCTCACCGGCCAGATCACCTCGCCGGAGGACTTCGACGCCGACGACTTCCGCCGGCACAACCCGCGCTTCCAGGGCGAGAACTTCACGAAGAACCTCGACATGGTCGCCCGTGTGCGGGAGATCAGCGAGGAGAAGGGGTGCACGCCCGGGCAGCTGGCGCTCGCCTGGGTGATGGCGCAGTCGACGGAGCGGACCGCGGTCGTGCCGATCCCGGGCACGCGGCGCATCCCGCACCTCGAGGACAACGCCGGCGCCAACGACGTGGTGCTCGACGACAAGGACCTCGCGCGGCTCGACGAGGTCGCGCCGGTCGGCGCGACGCAGGGCGAGCGCTACCCGGACATGTCCTCGATCGACCGCTGA
- the tadA gene encoding tRNA adenosine(34) deaminase TadA — protein sequence MRLALEEAERALHAGDVPVGAVVVDAAGQVVAAGHNEREAAGDPTAHAEVLALRRAAEALGAWRLEGCTLVVTLEPCVMCAGAVSLSRVQRLVFGAWDPKAGAVGSLWDVVRDRRLPTRTEVVGGVLEDECGALLRAFFATHRGGTHEVP from the coding sequence ATGCGGCTCGCGCTCGAGGAGGCCGAGCGGGCGCTGCACGCGGGTGACGTTCCCGTCGGCGCGGTCGTGGTCGACGCGGCAGGACAGGTGGTCGCGGCCGGCCACAACGAGCGCGAGGCCGCCGGCGACCCGACCGCGCACGCGGAGGTGCTCGCCCTGCGCCGGGCCGCGGAGGCGCTCGGGGCCTGGCGGCTCGAGGGCTGCACGCTCGTCGTCACGCTCGAGCCCTGCGTCATGTGCGCGGGTGCCGTCTCGCTGTCCCGCGTGCAGCGCCTCGTGTTCGGCGCGTGGGACCCCAAGGCCGGAGCGGTCGGCTCGCTGTGGGACGTCGTGCGCGACCGCCGGCTCCCGACGCGCACCGAGGTGGTCGGCGGGGTGCTGGAGGACGAGTGCGGCGCGCTGCTCCGGGCGTTCTTCGCCACCCACCGGGGAGGTACGCACGAGGTGCCCTGA
- a CDS encoding alpha/beta hydrolase family protein, with protein MRYSRVIPAILAAGALGLVASSSTDVSASTRNEQSSLSRTFPVVREAGPGAEQYTAYYPADPKAVGHDLPIVVFGNGACNHASDIEYITTLELVASHGFLVVSEGYYAGAPAGVSNAPDPSLLTKAIDWAQAQDRAHGSDLRHHVDTSSIAVAGHSCGGIEALVAGEDPRVDAVLALDTGFFPTSAPFGYGRDELAKLHSPVLFLDGGPDDIAYENSVANYGLVTVPAIHATNPDAGHAGFWHNTRKMQWDMTLTPEAATVIVQFLDLALYGNQGADAYFRGAHPGLAAVPGWSVESKDFPTS; from the coding sequence ATGCGCTACTCGCGCGTCATCCCGGCCATCCTCGCGGCAGGGGCCCTCGGCCTCGTCGCCAGCAGCAGCACCGACGTCTCCGCCTCGACGCGGAACGAGCAGTCCTCGCTCTCGCGCACCTTCCCCGTCGTGCGGGAGGCCGGGCCCGGGGCCGAGCAGTACACCGCCTACTACCCGGCCGACCCGAAGGCCGTGGGCCACGACCTGCCGATCGTCGTGTTCGGCAACGGCGCCTGCAACCACGCCAGCGACATCGAGTACATCACCACGCTCGAGCTCGTCGCCTCGCACGGGTTCCTCGTCGTCTCGGAAGGCTACTACGCCGGAGCGCCCGCCGGTGTGAGCAACGCCCCCGACCCCTCGCTGCTGACCAAGGCGATCGACTGGGCGCAGGCCCAGGACCGCGCCCACGGCAGCGACCTGCGCCACCACGTCGACACGTCGAGCATCGCCGTGGCGGGCCACTCCTGCGGCGGCATCGAGGCCCTCGTCGCCGGCGAGGACCCGCGGGTCGACGCCGTCCTCGCCCTGGACACCGGCTTCTTCCCGACGAGCGCGCCGTTCGGCTACGGCCGCGACGAGCTCGCGAAGCTGCACTCGCCGGTGCTGTTCCTCGACGGCGGGCCGGACGACATCGCGTACGAGAACTCGGTCGCGAACTACGGGCTCGTCACCGTGCCGGCCATCCACGCCACCAACCCGGACGCCGGGCACGCGGGCTTCTGGCACAACACCCGCAAGATGCAGTGGGACATGACGCTCACGCCCGAGGCGGCGACGGTCATCGTGCAGTTCCTCGACCTGGCGCTGTACGGCAACCAGGGCGCCGACGCGTACTTCCGCGGGGCGCACCCGGGGCTGGCCGCGGTCCCCGGCTGGAGCGTGGAGAGCAAGGACTTCCCGACCTCGTGA
- a CDS encoding sensor histidine kinase — MSMPRLRDVGLRVRITAIATGVVAAGLVVMAVALVAAMDQSLLKGLEDSGRERARDVATLVEEDRLPDPVPLGVGTAVVQVLDGQGRVSAASLGGDRVVPLVAPRDVAYLRHGGSVELAASRVGLSSDMRLVGAPAGSGTVLVAVSAAEARSSVRLVTVSLVVLVPLLLVAFALLCWFVVGSALRPVEDLRAGAEALTGGTRMGRLPVPAGRDEVQRLAMTLNRMIDRLEQASLRQRAFVADAAHELRSPLASMRTQVEVTRAHPSSADWDETAEGVLEDVGRLTRLVDDLLLLARVDAAPAASTTRPVTDVAAVVAAVVGTTGGRVRVGCSVDGDTRVRAEPDALRRVVQNLVDNAVRHATSAVDVRAGRDGGSVVLEVTDDGPGVPEEDRERVFERFARLDDARSRDAGGTGLGLAIVRDLVTAGGGSVAFEAASTAVVRLPAADVLVHPSVDA; from the coding sequence ATGAGCATGCCCCGGCTGCGCGACGTCGGGCTGCGCGTCCGCATCACGGCGATCGCGACCGGCGTCGTGGCCGCCGGTCTGGTCGTCATGGCGGTGGCGCTGGTCGCCGCGATGGACCAGTCGCTGCTCAAGGGGCTCGAGGACAGCGGGCGCGAGCGGGCGCGCGACGTCGCCACGCTGGTCGAGGAGGACCGGCTGCCGGACCCGGTCCCGCTCGGGGTGGGCACCGCCGTCGTGCAGGTGCTCGACGGGCAGGGCCGCGTCTCCGCCGCCTCGCTCGGGGGTGACCGCGTGGTCCCGCTCGTGGCGCCGCGTGACGTCGCGTACCTGCGTCACGGCGGCTCGGTCGAGCTCGCCGCCTCGCGCGTCGGCCTCTCCTCCGACATGCGCCTCGTCGGGGCGCCCGCGGGCAGCGGCACCGTGCTCGTCGCGGTCTCCGCCGCGGAGGCGCGCTCGAGCGTGCGGCTGGTGACCGTCTCGCTGGTCGTCCTCGTGCCGCTGCTGCTGGTGGCGTTCGCGCTGCTGTGCTGGTTCGTCGTCGGGTCGGCACTGCGCCCCGTCGAGGACCTCCGCGCCGGCGCGGAGGCGCTGACCGGGGGTACGCGGATGGGCCGGCTTCCCGTCCCCGCGGGCCGAGACGAGGTGCAGCGCCTCGCGATGACGCTCAACCGGATGATCGACCGGCTCGAGCAGGCCTCCCTGCGGCAGCGGGCCTTCGTCGCCGACGCCGCCCACGAGCTGCGCAGCCCGCTGGCCTCCATGCGCACCCAGGTCGAGGTGACCCGGGCGCACCCCAGCTCCGCCGACTGGGACGAGACCGCGGAGGGCGTGCTCGAGGACGTCGGGCGGCTCACGCGCCTCGTCGACGACCTGCTGCTGCTCGCGCGGGTCGACGCAGCGCCCGCCGCCAGCACGACGCGGCCGGTGACCGACGTCGCCGCCGTCGTCGCCGCGGTCGTGGGCACGACCGGCGGGCGCGTGCGCGTCGGCTGCTCGGTCGACGGCGACACCCGCGTGCGCGCCGAGCCCGACGCGCTGCGCCGCGTCGTGCAGAACCTCGTCGACAACGCCGTGCGCCACGCGACCTCGGCCGTCGACGTGCGCGCCGGGCGCGACGGCGGCTCCGTCGTGCTCGAGGTCACGGACGACGGTCCGGGCGTCCCCGAGGAGGACCGGGAGCGGGTCTTCGAGCGCTTCGCCCGGCTCGACGACGCCCGCAGCCGCGACGCGGGAGGTACGGGCCTGGGCCTCGCCATCGTCCGGGACCTCGTCACCGCCGGGGGCGGGAGCGTGGCGTTCGAGGCGGCGTCGACCGCGGTGGTGCGGCTGCCGGCGGCCGACGTGCTGGTGCACCCGTCCGTCGATGCATGA
- a CDS encoding MerR family transcriptional regulator, whose product MTQTLTQTPPQSLDGEAHQQTAAGEQDTEQDTAYDIAEVAALTGLTPHTLRYYERAGLVRSPRRDATGRRRYDDRDLSWLRFLTRLRSTGMPIRVVRDYVELCWAGDGNEAERLEILEAHRDVLRERLAQAQHDLEHIDLKIALYRKALP is encoded by the coding sequence GTGACCCAGACGCTGACGCAGACGCCGCCCCAGTCGCTCGACGGCGAGGCGCACCAGCAGACCGCCGCTGGCGAGCAGGACACCGAGCAGGACACCGCGTACGACATCGCGGAGGTCGCGGCGCTCACGGGCCTCACGCCGCACACCCTGCGCTACTACGAGCGCGCGGGCCTGGTGCGCAGCCCGCGCCGGGACGCGACCGGCCGCCGGCGCTACGACGACCGCGACCTCAGCTGGCTGCGCTTCCTCACCCGGCTCCGCTCGACCGGCATGCCCATCCGGGTCGTCCGGGACTACGTCGAGCTGTGCTGGGCCGGCGACGGCAACGAGGCCGAGCGCCTGGAGATCCTCGAGGCCCACCGCGACGTACTGCGCGAGCGGCTCGCGCAGGCCCAGCACGACCTCGAGCACATCGACCTCAAGATCGCCCTCTACCGGAAGGCACTCCCATGA
- a CDS encoding MFS transporter — protein MSSTTAPPAAAPAASSTTYASLRAAWIPLLALCLAFFVEMVDNTLLTIALPTIGRDLGSGTTALQWVTGAYSLTFGGLLLTAGSAADRLGRRRVLLSGLAAFGTISLAVVVVESAGQLIVLRAALGLAAAAMAPVTNSLVFRLFEEQALRMRAMTVMIVVGMSGFILGPLLGGTALAHVRWEWLLVVNAPLALLAWVGVRFGVPADRREDLTGDRLDLPGAVLSIATIGLACYSATSGVQHGWLSLPTLLCAAGALVALVAFVRHERATEQPMLDLGVFTSGTVRGASLAQVGTSIAMAGVMFGLILHFQFAYGWSPVRAGLANLPFILTMLAATPVAEQLGQRFGHRVACLVGAVLLAGALAELAWGVDHGYAAVAVGMVLMTVGLRIVMTICAVALVDAMPENRTSIGAALNDTAQEVGTSIGTAVVGTLIAALVTASLPEGRWGSALVASFFHGERVTYATLAVVVGLVAGWGALTLTDSRSVEDPH, from the coding sequence ATGAGCTCCACCACCGCTCCCCCCGCGGCCGCTCCGGCCGCCAGCAGCACGACCTACGCCTCCCTGCGGGCGGCGTGGATCCCCCTGCTCGCCCTCTGCCTCGCCTTCTTCGTCGAGATGGTCGACAACACGCTGCTGACCATCGCGCTGCCGACGATCGGGCGCGACCTCGGCAGCGGGACGACCGCCTTGCAGTGGGTCACCGGCGCGTACTCGCTGACCTTCGGCGGCCTGCTCCTCACGGCGGGCTCGGCCGCCGACCGGCTCGGTCGCCGGCGGGTGCTGCTCAGCGGCCTCGCGGCGTTCGGCACCATCAGCCTCGCGGTCGTCGTCGTCGAGTCCGCGGGGCAGCTCATCGTCCTGCGCGCTGCGCTCGGCCTCGCTGCCGCGGCGATGGCGCCGGTCACGAACTCGCTGGTGTTCCGCCTGTTCGAGGAGCAGGCCCTGCGCATGAGGGCGATGACGGTGATGATCGTCGTCGGCATGAGCGGCTTCATCCTCGGCCCGCTGCTCGGCGGCACGGCACTCGCGCATGTCCGCTGGGAGTGGCTGCTCGTCGTCAACGCACCGCTGGCGCTGCTCGCCTGGGTCGGTGTCCGGTTCGGCGTCCCCGCCGACCGGCGCGAGGACCTCACCGGCGACCGGCTCGACCTCCCCGGCGCCGTGCTGAGCATCGCGACCATCGGGCTCGCCTGCTACTCCGCCACCAGCGGCGTGCAGCACGGCTGGCTCTCGCTCCCCACGCTGCTCTGCGCCGCCGGCGCCCTCGTCGCCCTCGTGGCGTTCGTCCGCCACGAGCGCGCCACCGAGCAGCCCATGCTCGACCTCGGCGTCTTCACCAGCGGCACCGTGCGCGGCGCCTCGCTCGCCCAGGTCGGGACGTCGATCGCCATGGCCGGGGTGATGTTCGGGCTGATCCTGCACTTCCAGTTCGCCTACGGCTGGAGCCCGGTGCGCGCCGGCCTGGCGAACCTGCCCTTCATCCTCACGATGCTCGCTGCCACTCCGGTCGCCGAGCAGCTCGGCCAGCGCTTCGGCCACCGCGTCGCCTGCCTCGTCGGCGCAGTCCTCCTCGCCGGCGCGCTCGCCGAGCTCGCCTGGGGCGTGGACCACGGCTACGCCGCGGTCGCGGTCGGCATGGTCCTCATGACGGTCGGCCTGCGCATCGTCATGACGATCTGCGCCGTCGCGCTCGTCGACGCCATGCCCGAGAACCGCACCTCGATCGGCGCCGCGCTCAACGACACCGCCCAGGAGGTCGGCACGAGCATCGGCACCGCGGTGGTCGGCACCCTCATCGCCGCGCTGGTCACGGCGAGCCTGCCCGAGGGCCGGTGGGGCAGCGCGCTCGTGGCCTCGTTCTTCCACGGCGAGCGGGTGACGTACGCGACGCTGGCCGTCGTCGTCGGCCTCGTCGCCGGGTGGGGCGCGCTCACCCTCACCGACTCCCGCTCGGTCGAGGACCCGCACTAG
- the arr gene encoding NAD(+)--rifampin ADP-ribosyltransferase produces MTGPFLHGTRAVLAPGDLIEPGRPSHFRPGQPLVHVYFTTRPETAAWGAELAAGLAAAGLAGEQDDVTGRVYEVEPTGPFEDDPNVTDKRFPGNPTRSYRSRDPLRVVGEVLDWPRHSSAEVDAMLASLARLRGEGRDLIID; encoded by the coding sequence ATCACCGGGCCGTTCCTCCACGGCACCAGGGCCGTGCTCGCGCCGGGCGACCTCATCGAGCCCGGGCGACCCTCGCACTTCCGGCCCGGACAGCCCCTGGTGCACGTGTACTTCACGACCCGCCCGGAGACGGCCGCCTGGGGCGCGGAGCTCGCCGCCGGCCTCGCCGCCGCCGGGCTCGCCGGGGAGCAGGACGACGTGACCGGCCGGGTCTACGAGGTGGAGCCGACCGGCCCGTTCGAGGACGACCCGAACGTCACCGACAAGCGGTTCCCCGGGAACCCCACCCGGTCGTACCGGTCCCGCGACCCCCTCCGGGTGGTCGGCGAGGTGCTCGACTGGCCGCGGCACTCGTCCGCCGAGGTCGACGCGATGCTCGCGTCGCTGGCCCGGCTGCGCGGCGAGGGCCGCGACCTGATCATCGACTAG
- a CDS encoding TetR/AcrR family transcriptional regulator, translating to MRETVALLDEAGEPSLTFRALAARLGGGVGSIYWYVSSKDELLDRATDAVLAEVVAQTEQYAGRADDPVEDVRAIAVALFEAVVARHWLGAYLMRDTTLQPHALQLFERIGEQVMRLGLGPRDCFHAVSAVIGFVVGTAADLGQQAPQEVLDGRVTAEEYMTRFADQWRSLDPEAFPFVHFIVEEFAGHDDTEQFQAGLDLLLEGLRARAAGA from the coding sequence GTGCGCGAGACGGTAGCGCTGCTCGACGAGGCGGGGGAGCCGTCGCTCACCTTCCGCGCCCTCGCGGCCCGGCTCGGGGGCGGTGTCGGCAGCATCTACTGGTACGTCTCGAGCAAGGACGAGCTCCTCGACCGCGCGACCGACGCGGTCCTCGCCGAGGTCGTCGCCCAGACGGAGCAGTACGCGGGCCGCGCCGACGACCCGGTCGAGGACGTGCGGGCGATCGCGGTCGCGCTGTTCGAGGCGGTGGTGGCTCGGCACTGGCTCGGCGCGTACCTCATGCGGGACACGACCCTGCAGCCCCACGCGCTGCAGCTGTTCGAGCGGATCGGCGAGCAGGTCATGCGGCTCGGGCTCGGCCCGCGCGACTGCTTCCACGCGGTCTCGGCCGTCATCGGCTTCGTCGTCGGCACCGCGGCCGACCTCGGACAGCAGGCGCCGCAGGAGGTCCTCGACGGCCGGGTGACCGCGGAGGAGTACATGACCCGCTTCGCCGACCAGTGGCGCAGCCTCGACCCGGAGGCGTTCCCGTTCGTGCACTTCATCGTCGAGGAGTTCGCCGGCCACGACGACACCGAGCAGTTCCAGGCAGGCCTGGACCTGCTGCTCGAGGGCCTGCGCGCACGGGCCGCCGGCGCCTGA
- a CDS encoding tRNA adenosine deaminase-associated protein: MSYFAALLSRDGGPWQPREIDADGHRDLDALAVAMRRGSRDDTVALLLLEHEDEWFALVRADDGDDPRVFVSHARGAASSAYAEVLGFDPELAEDEPEEPAGDAEVLADQGVPAELLLELAGEDGPDVSDAVSEVAEKAGFGEVLDAMR, translated from the coding sequence GTGTCGTACTTCGCCGCCCTGCTGTCCCGTGACGGCGGCCCGTGGCAGCCGCGCGAGATCGACGCGGACGGGCACCGCGACCTCGACGCGCTCGCGGTCGCCATGCGCCGCGGCAGCCGTGACGACACGGTCGCGCTGCTCCTGCTCGAGCACGAGGACGAGTGGTTCGCGCTCGTCCGAGCCGACGACGGGGACGACCCGCGGGTCTTCGTGTCGCACGCGCGTGGCGCGGCCTCCTCGGCCTACGCGGAGGTCCTCGGCTTCGACCCGGAGCTCGCCGAGGACGAGCCGGAGGAGCCGGCTGGCGACGCCGAGGTGCTCGCCGACCAGGGCGTGCCCGCGGAGCTGCTGCTCGAGCTCGCCGGCGAGGACGGGCCGGACGTCTCCGACGCGGTCAGCGAGGTCGCGGAGAAGGCGGGCTTCGGCGAGGTCCTCGACGCGATGAGGTAG
- a CDS encoding cation diffusion facilitator family transporter codes for MGQGHSHSHNHSHATAGQRHRGRLWTTLAITAAVVVLEAVGALVTGSVALVADAGHLLSDAAGIGLSLLATAYAGRPATSQRTFGWQRAEILAALANGVLLVLVSAYVLVSGVRQVLHPGHVDAAPMLVVAAVGAAANGASLLLLREGSRESLNLRGAYLEVLGDLLGALAVVVAGAVVLATGWRRADGVAALLVGAMIVPRALALLREAADVLLEATPRGVDLGHVRDHMLRIPGVVDVHDLHAWTITSGVPVLSAHVVVEDDRLTCGSGGVLDALGECLGGHFDVGHCTFQVEPAGHREHEHSSHD; via the coding sequence GTGGGGCAGGGCCACTCCCACAGCCACAACCACTCCCACGCGACGGCCGGGCAGCGGCACCGCGGGCGGCTCTGGACGACGCTCGCCATCACCGCCGCGGTCGTCGTGCTGGAGGCGGTCGGCGCCCTCGTCACCGGCTCGGTCGCCCTCGTCGCCGACGCCGGGCACCTGCTCTCCGACGCCGCCGGGATCGGGCTCTCGCTGCTCGCCACCGCGTACGCCGGGCGTCCGGCGACCTCGCAGCGCACCTTCGGCTGGCAGCGCGCCGAGATCCTCGCCGCGCTCGCGAACGGCGTGCTGCTCGTGCTGGTCTCGGCGTACGTCCTCGTCAGCGGCGTGCGGCAGGTCCTGCACCCGGGGCACGTGGACGCCGCCCCCATGCTCGTCGTCGCCGCGGTGGGTGCGGCGGCGAACGGCGCCTCGCTGCTGCTCCTCCGCGAGGGCTCGCGGGAGAGCCTGAACCTGCGCGGGGCCTACCTCGAGGTGCTGGGCGACCTGCTCGGCGCGCTCGCCGTCGTCGTCGCCGGTGCGGTGGTGCTGGCCACCGGGTGGCGGCGCGCGGACGGCGTCGCGGCCCTCCTGGTCGGCGCGATGATCGTCCCGCGGGCGCTGGCGCTGCTGCGGGAGGCCGCGGACGTCCTGCTCGAAGCCACGCCGCGGGGCGTCGACCTCGGGCACGTCCGCGACCACATGCTGCGGATCCCCGGCGTCGTCGACGTGCACGACCTGCACGCCTGGACCATCACCTCGGGAGTCCCGGTCCTCTCCGCGCACGTCGTCGTCGAGGACGACCGGCTCACCTGCGGCAGCGGCGGCGTGCTCGACGCGCTGGGCGAGTGCCTCGGCGGCCACTTCGACGTGGGGCACTGCACGTTCCAGGTGGAGCCGGCCGGGCACCGGGAGCACGAGCACTCGTCGCACGACTGA
- a CDS encoding LolA family protein encodes MSTIPKSVKWGVPAVVGTALAAGLAVIPVVAGASPSLPSRTPAQLLESVQHSGSTPFSGRIVQTSRLGLPQVPGLSSLVPQAASSAAAGTSGSATVGSLVELLTGSHNAQVWYAGPTKARVSLTAGSTETDAVRDGRDAWFWTSSSTTAQHATLPADTDDALSSAAASVTPSAVADQALAAISPTTDVTVDGTAKVAGRSAYELVLKPKQSGSLVRQVRLAVDSDTSVPLRVQVFSTQATEAAFEVSFSSVSFDKPDDSVFAFQAPSGTKVVETGPAEVGDGSKADEGRKALAGVGREAAPGDRSGFDVLGTGWTSVLQVKAGDGSAKEAKDAVAKLPVGTEVSGSYGSGKLIETALVDVLVLEDGRVLAGAVTPQVLEQAAAG; translated from the coding sequence GTGAGCACCATCCCGAAGTCGGTCAAGTGGGGCGTCCCGGCCGTGGTCGGCACCGCCCTCGCCGCCGGCCTGGCCGTCATCCCGGTGGTGGCCGGGGCCAGCCCGTCCCTCCCGAGCCGGACGCCCGCCCAGCTGCTCGAGAGCGTGCAGCACAGCGGCTCGACGCCGTTCTCCGGCCGCATCGTCCAGACCTCCCGGCTCGGGCTCCCGCAGGTCCCCGGGCTCTCCTCGCTCGTGCCGCAGGCGGCATCGAGCGCCGCGGCCGGCACCTCCGGCAGCGCGACGGTCGGCTCGCTGGTCGAGCTGCTCACCGGCTCGCACAACGCCCAGGTCTGGTACGCCGGGCCGACGAAGGCGCGCGTCTCGCTCACCGCCGGCTCCACGGAGACCGACGCGGTGCGCGACGGGCGCGACGCGTGGTTCTGGACGAGCAGCAGCACGACCGCCCAGCACGCGACGCTGCCCGCGGACACCGACGACGCGCTCTCCTCCGCCGCCGCGTCCGTGACGCCGAGCGCGGTGGCCGACCAGGCGCTCGCCGCGATCAGCCCCACGACCGACGTCACCGTCGACGGCACGGCCAAGGTCGCCGGGCGCTCGGCGTACGAGCTCGTGCTCAAGCCCAAGCAGAGCGGCTCGCTCGTCCGCCAGGTGCGGCTCGCCGTCGACAGTGACACCAGCGTGCCGCTGCGCGTGCAGGTGTTCAGCACCCAGGCGACGGAGGCCGCGTTCGAGGTCAGCTTCAGCTCGGTGAGCTTCGACAAGCCCGACGATTCGGTCTTCGCCTTCCAGGCCCCGAGCGGCACCAAGGTCGTCGAGACCGGCCCGGCTGAGGTCGGGGACGGCTCGAAGGCCGACGAGGGGCGCAAGGCGCTCGCCGGAGTGGGACGCGAGGCGGCGCCGGGCGACCGCAGCGGGTTCGACGTGCTCGGGACCGGATGGACGTCCGTGCTGCAGGTCAAGGCGGGCGACGGCTCGGCCAAGGAGGCGAAGGACGCGGTCGCCAAGCTGCCCGTCGGCACGGAGGTCTCCGGCTCGTACGGCTCGGGCAAGCTCATCGAGACCGCGCTCGTCGACGTGCTCGTGCTCGAGGACGGCCGCGTGCTCGCCGGCGCCGTCACGCCGCAGGTGCTGGAGCAGGCCGCCGCGGGCTGA
- a CDS encoding response regulator transcription factor — MRVLVVEDEARMALALQRGLRAEGFAVDVAGDGLDGLHAAREGGYDAVVLDVMLPRLSGYRVCQALRAEGNWVPVLMLSAKDGEYDQADGLDIGADDYLTKPFSFVVLVARLRALLRRGAPERPAELRAGDLVLDPSRRIVTRGETEVALTPREFALLEYLLREKDSVVSKSEILAHVWDTYYEGDPNVVEVYIGYLRKKIDAPFGRRTIETVRGVGYRLHGDGGVR, encoded by the coding sequence ATGCGGGTACTGGTCGTGGAGGACGAGGCGCGGATGGCGCTGGCCCTGCAGCGCGGGCTGCGCGCGGAGGGCTTCGCCGTGGACGTGGCGGGCGACGGGCTCGACGGGCTGCACGCCGCCCGTGAGGGCGGCTACGACGCCGTGGTCCTCGACGTCATGCTGCCCCGGCTCTCGGGCTACCGCGTCTGCCAGGCGCTGCGCGCCGAGGGCAACTGGGTGCCGGTGCTCATGCTCTCCGCGAAGGACGGCGAGTACGACCAGGCCGACGGCCTCGACATCGGCGCCGACGACTACCTGACGAAGCCGTTCTCGTTCGTCGTGCTCGTCGCCCGGCTGCGCGCGCTGCTGCGCCGTGGTGCCCCCGAGCGACCGGCCGAGCTGCGCGCCGGCGACCTGGTGCTCGACCCCAGCCGGCGCATCGTCACGCGCGGCGAGACGGAGGTCGCGCTGACCCCGCGGGAGTTCGCCCTGCTCGAGTACCTCCTGCGGGAGAAGGACTCCGTCGTCAGCAAGAGCGAGATCCTGGCGCACGTGTGGGACACGTACTACGAGGGCGACCCCAACGTCGTCGAGGTCTACATCGGCTACCTGCGCAAGAAGATCGACGCGCCGTTCGGCCGCCGCACCATCGAGACCGTGCGCGGCGTGGGCTACCGGCTCCACGGCGACGGCGGCGTGCGATGA
- a CDS encoding tRNA adenosine deaminase-associated protein, producing MTAIGDGGSTFAPWESAPGDFAVAAYREDGVWHVSPLPGRAAEDLAALVSALLQRPPDGAPLAFVAVDDDFWVVARRVGPDVRLVLSDATAASEWPIAREVLDALGEPVPDDDEPQVVGDLGLLADLGLGAGEVEDLCDDELYPDEACLEMASRLGFGAQLRQVLRVGSPAY from the coding sequence ATGACGGCCATCGGCGACGGGGGCTCGACCTTCGCCCCCTGGGAGTCCGCTCCGGGCGACTTCGCCGTGGCGGCCTACCGCGAGGACGGCGTCTGGCACGTCTCCCCGCTCCCGGGCCGTGCCGCGGAGGACCTCGCCGCGCTGGTCTCCGCTCTGCTGCAGCGCCCTCCGGACGGCGCCCCGCTCGCGTTCGTGGCCGTCGACGACGACTTCTGGGTGGTGGCCCGCCGGGTGGGCCCCGACGTGCGGCTGGTGCTCTCCGACGCGACCGCCGCCAGCGAGTGGCCGATCGCCCGCGAGGTCCTCGACGCGCTCGGCGAGCCCGTGCCCGACGACGACGAGCCGCAGGTCGTCGGCGACCTCGGGCTGCTGGCCGACCTCGGGCTCGGCGCCGGCGAGGTCGAGGACCTGTGCGACGACGAGCTCTACCCGGACGAGGCCTGCCTCGAGATGGCGAGCCGGCTCGGCTTCGGGGCTCAGCTGCGCCAGGTGCTGCGGGTGGGCTCCCCCGCGTACTGA